GTTAAGTTCTCAACACAACAATCTATCGACGGGGAGAGATTATATTCGCATATTTCTTCTggcttattgctttctttgtcgACGTTGAAACGCCGAGAAGGGCTTGGCCGACTTCACAAAGGAAGTAGGTTAGTTGCTAAAGAAGATGGCGTATTCCAGTGTTGTAAGGATTTGGTAAGTGCTATGTATTGTGAATAAGCTTCTACGCTTGAAAATATTGCTCTCCAGACAAGGCCACAGGTATTCTATTTGTATGGAGTTTGAAGCActtcatatattatatgattTCTGGTCAATTTCACAAAACTGCAGTGCTGTATCATTAACACCCATGAGGATTACGTGCCATTCAGTCATTAGCCACAAAGCAGATTATACAGTCTCAGAGTTTCCGTGTCTTGTTTTATATTCTTGAATCGTCAGGACATATTATTCTTATTCGGTTTGACGCTACAAGTAAACTAGGGTTTCAATCTTTGGCAGATGAAGAGTCTAAACTTTAAAGCATCCGATATGTTCCAAAAAATTACAGTTTTGTACGTACCATACTAATGTTTGAAACAGAAATTGCATATTATGCGATTCACGTTCGGCGTGTCTTACAGTCACAACTATGACGGTGTAAAGTGCTGCCCGCTAAATGCATCCTAGTTTTATTTGGGgggtaaaagagaaaaaggaaaacgaaGTTCATCGAGCGCACAATACGTAAAATAAAGTTCATTTCCATAATTTTATTGACAAAAAATAGTCCATGATTCAGCAAAAGAGATGTACATCCAGCGAACTAGCGAAGAACAAGGAAATCCCAAAACCGAAGAAATTCAAAGGAAAGGTCACAAGCTGACCAAGTTCATAGAGCTTTGAGCATATCCTCAGCTCCACTGAATGTAAACGCACCGCCCTCCTCCAAATTCAAGACCTTGACAACCCCATCTTCGGCCAAGAGCGCATACCTTCTGGACCTCACACCCAACCCCACGGGCTTATCGCTCAAATCGAGCTCGCACCCAATAGCCCTGGTGAAATCCCCATTCCCATCAGACAGCAGGAGCACCTCGTCGTTGATCTTGAGGTTCTCCTTCCAGGCCTTCATGACGAAGGCGTCGTTGACCGAGATACAGGCGATGGTGTCTACCCCTTTGGCCTTGAGCTCCTTGGACTTCTCGACGAATCCAGGGAGGTGCTTCTGGGAGCAGGTGGGGGTGAAGGCGCCGGGAACAGCGAAGAGGATGGCTTTCTTGTTCTTGGTGAGGTCAGAAATGGTTGTGGTCTGGATCTCACCGTCGGAGTCGAGGTAGGAGAGCGTGGATTCCGGGAGCTTGTCGCCGACTGCGATGGTGGCGGATATTGTGGATTTGGTGGTGGCCGTGGAGAATTTGAGGGGTTTTGAGCGGTGATGGTATCTGAATGGGAGTGAAGTGAAAGACGGTTTGGAGGAGAGGGTCGTGGCGGTGTGGAAGAGAGAGGTTTTGGTGGAGAGGGCGAGGATTCTGGGGGATGAGAGGAGGAGCCTTGAGACGGAGAGAGTGGCAGCCAttgtgtttgagagagagagtgtgggtTTGGATTGAAGATCGGGGAGGGAGAATGTCACATTGTCACCTGAGATTTGGGGTGTGATCTTTGTAGGTACTTTCTGTTTTGGGCCTTTTGGGCTTTTGGTTCCTAAAGTGGTGGAGGGGAAGTGGGAGATACGCATACgagctatatatgtatatactagtAAAGCAGCACGTGCGATGTATGTGTGTCCAgtcgatatttttcttaaatgtaacaatttaaaaatttttcaatttagctataaatagacagaatttcatctatattttaacaattttcttcttcttcataataaacattatatatattgtttacaaaatatttattgcTATAATACAGCACTATGATAAACATAACTATAACTATACACGAATACCCTGtacttatatattacaatagtcaaaagtttcaaaagaaaagtcTGGAAACTCATTCTGCTGTTTTTGTGACGTTATTAACAGATAATACAGTAAGTTTGTTTCGGCGTAACCTCCCAGATTCATTAATCTGCGCGCCCAAGACTACGATCCATTCATTATTTTCAATGTTGTTTGCAATGTTTTCAATATAAGGCAGATGTTCCTGTAACaatgaaaaaacatataaaaagataatgtatcaaaatttttaaacgtaTTTAAATGTATAGATTTTACCTCGTCTATACGATCTATAAGATCAACAGCTGTGCATCCCAAAATTTTCTCGGCCAAAGATCCAAAAATAACAACGGGTATCGATGTGGTATCATCATACACATCTAAGTAAACTCGACACCTGacagcaataaataaattatcattcgTTGATAtcagcaaataaaatgttctaactaccatgtaaaaatttttaatttcaaaatatgaggAAAATGTTTACCTTGCCCGTGCAATTGCTGCATTCTTGCAACTATAACATATGAAGTTTTCACCGAGGTCATAGCCAGTTGCCTTATTGCAATTCTCGCATGATACGTAGTGGAATGACTGGTGAAAATCAATCATTCTAAATTTGCCTCTAACCAAATATGTGGACCTCTGCATTAAGACAAAATAACTATGTGCACTAATCAACATCTAAACAATACCGTATAGAAGGATTCGAAATTCACCcttattacataaattaaatccaacaaacaatcaacatttcAAATTGAAGCATATGCACAGTTctgaatccacagcacacaattcacaaattctcatcctccatctccatttcaTTCCAACCAACCTCCAATCTCCATGTCCCAAaaacttagaataaaattaaatgattccaaagagtaaaaaaatgaattgtattctttaaaacaagaaatttggctttaaaaaaagaaaagaaaaatataccgCCATTGCTGGAGCAGATATCAGTTTTTCTGCGATTTCAAATACTTTTATGATTGGATCGGTGGAACTACTTGAAGCTGATCCAAAACTATTTCCAATGATCTCTTCCAGCAATTTATCATTTTGTGCTGCcctgaaaatttaaattagtaaataaagttaaacattaatagaaacaaagaaacatttacaatgaaaaaaacaacattaaatttatagtgtatttaaataagttatttacCATGAACGTAATGCAACAGAAGATGAAAGAAGGGGTTCAACAATAAAGACACTCGTCGGTCTTGATGACAGTGATAGACCTATATTATAAAcatgaatgaataaatatacAAGTATAAGATGTACAATTAACAATAATGTTAATATTAACATGAAGTACTATTATAAGAAGAAACTTTGATCCGTGTTCCTAAAATAATCGGCTTTACCAGAATAAGGTCAGAAATTTCGCGGCATTCGTCATGAACAAAGCGATTCCACATTGTTAAACGCGGGAGTTTTAgactatgaaaaataataaatggtgttaaattcatcataataaaacaattataatatattaatataaaaattttaccaATGTGAGACAATATACGTTCATAccttggatcaatcaagtatatCTCTTGGATCAACGATTTTCCATGGTTCGTATTCACTTCATTTGGCGGGTTCATATGAATTGCAAGTGCCAAAATATCTAGtttaggaaaaaagaaattgttactTTGCAGTGAGAGggaactatataaaaatatcgaCATTTATATAGTAGTTACCTATTTCAGCATCTGTGTCTATGTGTACGCCAAGTTCATTCAAAGGAACAAGGTTATATTCTGGCGGTCTAAGTGCTAGCTCATCTTCTTCGATCTCTTCAACAATGGTCTTGGAGTTTATTGTCCATTGAAACTGATATGGTCCTCTTTGATGCCTTGGATCAATTGTTCTTACCAAAGCATTTGCAATATAGTATGATTGGTAGATATACAGTGTATCATTACGTAGATCAATGTCTTTTCCAAAGATCACTGCCTGCACGCGATTTCCCTGTAAGAAGACAAtgaataaatttaattgtttaattttgaaccatacacaaaataatgataagtaatgaagagtaatattttaatacctCAGAATCTAAAAGtatcaaattttggtattttgttgCTGAATTTTGCGCCGTACGTTTTGGTGACTTTTCTGTAACGATCATTTTGATCTTCCAATTTCTTGTGGCTGGAGTAATGTTCCTAACAGATGTAAACACGGTCCGCATGTTCactgtaattaaaaattagatgacAAACAAATGtgaatatataacaaaaaaatttatagaattataaaatgaaaaaaaaaaaacagtatatgaataataataacataaaagaATTGGAACACTCACATGATATTACAAAAGACATCAAAATAATTGGAACACTTGCATGATATTATAATGAATTtgttaatcttaaaaaatttctatatacaatattttttgtataactTGTTTCATAAACAGTACTTGTCATTGGTCTTATGAGCATTTTGACCGAATGAGCAGTCTTAGCTCTTGAAAGTGCAACATATAACTGTCCATGAGAAAAGACAGATTCTGGTAAGTATATTCCGACAGAATTTAACGTTTATCCCTGTGATTTATTTACTGTCATTGCAAAACTTAACCTAACAGGAAATTGTGTCCTCTTAAATGGGAAGCCGTTATTTTCAGTTGTTTCTGGTAAAAATGCAATTCTAGGTATAAAAACTCTTTTATCACTGTGGTGACCAGATGAAATTTGTGCATCGATCAAATTACGACTAAAATTGCAACAAGTTAATCGTGTTTCATTGCAAAGACCTTCTGAAGGATTAATATTTCTAACTAACCTAATAGGACAATTTCTTTTAAGTAACAATTCATGTGGTGGCAATTCGTTCGGTGtcaatgtatttaaaaaatcttccatAATACCTTGTTCAGATACATCAATTGTTTCATCAAAGCTATAATATCGTACAACATCGCCAGGAAATTTGTTAATAAGAATAgtatttatttcatcaactgaCCTATTTTTTGGAGTTAATACAGCTCAATTTGACATTTCTATTAAATTGTCTGGATAgttagaaatattttcaaaagcagaatctaataaagaattTAGAGAGTTAAGATCATTGGTATAGGGAATGGTCATTTCTTTGGGAATTTCGATATTTTCGTCAATAGTTATGGGTGCGTTACCATTGCcaacttcaattaaataatGCGAGAAATCTGGATCTAATCTGGCTctcaaattttttgttaattttatttttttaaaaatagaccaTAAATAAGAAGAAGCTAAGCTTGAATCAATCTGTTGTTCTTTTTTGCTATTACAAATCACAGGTAATACTTGTCGAAAGTCTCCACAAAAAACAATAACTTTCCCACCAAAAGGGAGATCTGTATCGTTAATATCTTGCAACATTTTATCTAATGTTTTTATTGAATGTTTTGTAGACATGGGTGCTTCatcccatataattaattttgcaaGTCGTAATAATTTAGCAAGATTTCCCTGTTTACTCACATTACATGTGCTGCTTTTATCTGCATTTAATGGAATCTTAAATCTTGAATGTGCTGTTCGTCCTCCAGGTAAGATGGAGGTAGCAACACTGGATGACGCAGTTGCAAGTGCTATCATATTTTTCGATCTAATTTTTGCCAAAAATGCTCTGTATAGAAAAGTTTTATCGGTACCAGCAGGGCCATCAACGAAAAAAGCACCAGCTTCATTTGATACTAATGTATGCAATATCAAATCATATgcatttttttgttcaaaatttagGACTTGTGATGCAAGTAGATCTTCAGTTGGAATTGTGACTACTCGTTCGTCGTCAATTTCTCATTTGTAAATTCATCTTGACCGTAAAATATATCGACAGGAACAAAACGATacatatttatatcttttcccATAGATTCTAGTGTGGAAGCAATATCTTGTAGAACCATCTTCCTAACAACTGTTGACGACACGTTTCTTATAAGAAAATCTGTatacatttctttttcaaatcgcTCCCAAAGTTTTTTTGGGTTCGTAGGATTGCAATACACcaaaattgttgagaaaaggtGTCTTAAACTACTTGGTATCTGATTTAGACAAGCTTCTTCTAAACAATCTTCTAAGCTACTAGCTTTGTTTAACAAACCATGAGAAGTAGCTGCTTCACGATACATTGGTAGTACAACACCATTAACTGTTCTTAATTTCTCAAATGACGTTACTCCTCTGATATGATTCAATAACATCCGTAGATAATATCTTTCACCTTCAAATGGATTGGCTGTAACAATTCGGcctataacagttttttttttcctcggaGTCCAAATTCTACATTGTGAATCCCAAACAAATTTTTCAGGAAATTCTCTATACAACAATTTTCGTGCATTCTCGTCAATTTggtttctataaaagaattctGACAACATCGATTTTTTGGATGTATACGAGTTTAACACATTGTTTAGATCTTCGTGTGCATGAAAAGACACCAAATGTTGATCTTCTAGGTGTAGGTGCAAACTATAAACTGATGGATATATTTCGTTAAGCGTGAAATCGTATATTCTCCACATTGCTTCAGGCGGAGTAATCCATTTTCCTGATTGAAATTGTTCGATTTCGTCAATTTGTTGGTTATTTTCTTTGCTAATGATATTGAAAGCAACACGATCATATCCTTTATAAATAtacttgtataaatatttaacaGCTTTAACTGTAGAACAAATTTCAAGGTTAATATGACAATTATATTTGGAAACAAGATACGGATTGTATGGAACAACCCACCGATTGTCTAAATCTTTTCCTCTAATTCTAGCAATGACTCCATTGTTAGAACGTTTGTATAACGGAAAACAATCAGTTCCAACAGTTGTGTTAGTTGTAAATTCTTTGGGGTATCGATTCTTACAGATGCCGTCTTTGTCCATACATATATTGGCTGGATTTAATATTCCGCAAGGACCATGCATCATGTGTCTAAGGACGActttatataaatgtaaatttttcgTTTTGTTAGGTATTTCTGCTAAAACAATTTCGTCAAAAgtttcaggtgcataaattctCCAGTCTTTCTGAAGTATAATTAAGAAATGAACATGTGGTAGACCTCTTTTTTGATATTCGATGGTATAAACATATGTTGCAACCTTACCAAAAATTTCTCGCTTAAACAGATCaatcttcaattcttctaattttgctctAAAGATCCTTGCAATTAAATCAGGGCGATTCTAAACTTCTTCATGTAGATTTAGTTGATCTAAGATTTCTTCCCAATTTGGATTACATGTCATGGTTAGAAATATATCAGGCTTGTCAAAACGTTGAACTAATgtcattgcttccatatatctCTTCTGCATATCTCTTGGACCTCTAATAAAAGATGAAGGTAGAATAATCCGTTTTCCAATATTGGATGCGCAAGATTCTTCAACTGAAAGACTATCTACAATACCTTGATACACATCTGATTTAATCTCATGTTGTTTCGAGCGAAAATAATCTAATCTTGacgtttcaattttaatatacatatcGACAACAAATTGTTGTAGCAAACGACCAGATAGTAACAAAATCGACATGTACATATCTcttatttgtaatttgaaacaataatattcacgacatGAAACCGTTGGtactttcttcttattcttcaaaactgaaaatatgataaaatatagtttagaaaatttagatgaaactaaaatacataattaaatttacataaAGTTTTTATTACCTTGGCcttcttttcaaagaaattctTCCACGCTATTTGAATGTTCAATAAAGTGTGATTCTAATGCCTGGGCATTTAACGATATCATTCCTCTTTCTACTTTTTTGATTCCCTGATGCCAACTCAAGTCATCGAAAGGAAACAATAATGGGTATTATAGTGGATCATAACATCCAAGATAATACTGAACAATATGACTGCCTCCTGCTTCGTTAAAAACAATAATGTCTCGACCTTTTTGTTCTGTACAGTTGTCAGTTTTTGTCCATATAGCTGCTACTTGCGATACCGACGGAGCATTGTAAACACGTTGGTCTAAATCAATATCTGATCTTATACGAATTGTATGATTTTCAAGACTTGAAATGTTGCTGAGGGTTCTAAAGAAGCGACAGTATGGATTAACCTCAAGTATATCCATTAATCTAGCAATGATAGAAGGATCTAATCTTTCTGCGTCATGAATACAATTTTCTAACTCGTGCTCCGTATCGAAgaaatatagttgtaaatatGAAGGATGCCCATcttcaggaactaaatcctcaATATAATGATACATCTGTCCTTGAACTCTAAATGTGTAGATTCTTCTGTTTCGTCTGCATAATTCTTTATCAAATATAACTCCAAATGATGTGAAAGCGAATTTATTATTGTACGTGCGTGCATATGTACAAAACTTTTCAGACTCGACTGAA
This sequence is a window from Carya illinoinensis cultivar Pawnee chromosome 9, C.illinoinensisPawnee_v1, whole genome shotgun sequence. Protein-coding genes within it:
- the LOC122275879 gene encoding uncharacterized protein LOC122275879, whose protein sequence is MYHYIEDLVPEDGHPSYLQLYFFDTEHELENCIHDAERLDPSIIARLMDILEVNPYCRFFRTLSNISSLENHTIRIRSDIDLDQRVYNAPSVSQVAAIWTKTDNCTEQKGRDIIVFNEAGGSHIVQGPRDMQKRYMEAMTLVQRFDKPDIFLTMTFKAVKYLYKYIYKGYDRVAFNIISKENNQQIDEIEQFQSGKWITPPEAMWRIYDFTLNEIYPSVYSLHLHLEDQHLVSFHAHEDLNNVLNSYTSKKSMLSEFFYRNQIDENARKLLYREFPEKFVWDSQCRIWTPRKKKTVIGRIVTANPFEGERYYLRMLLNHIRGVTSFEKLRTVNGVVLPMYREAATSHGLLNKASSLEDCLEEACLNQIPSSLRHLFSTILVYCNPTNPKKLWERFEKEMYTDFLIRNVSSTVVRKMVLQDIASTLESMGKDINMYRFVPVDIFYGQDEFTNEKLTTNE
- the LOC122275878 gene encoding replication protein A 70 kDa DNA-binding subunit B-like, encoding MWNRFVHDECREISDLILVKPIILGTRIKVSSYNSLSLSSRPTSVFIVEPLLSSSVALRSWAAQNDKLLEEIIGNSFGSASSSSTDPIIKVFEIAEKLISAPAMARSTYLVRGKFRMIDFHQSFHYVSCENCNKATGYDLGENFICYSCKNAAIARARCRVYLDVYDDTTSIPVVIFGSLAEKILGCTAVDLIDRIDEEHLPYIENIANNIENNEWIVVLGAQINESGRLRRNKLTVLSVNNVTKTAE
- the LOC122276237 gene encoding peroxiredoxin-2E-2, chloroplastic, with product MAATLSVSRLLLSSPRILALSTKTSLFHTATTLSSKPSFTSLPFRYHHRSKPLKFSTATTKSTISATIAVGDKLPESTLSYLDSDGEIQTTTISDLTKNKKAILFAVPGAFTPTCSQKHLPGFVEKSKELKAKGVDTIACISVNDAFVMKAWKENLKINDEVLLLSDGNGDFTRAIGCELDLSDKPVGLGVRSRRYALLAEDGVVKVLNLEEGGAFTFSGAEDMLKAL